A single region of the Plasmodium chabaudi chabaudi strain AS genome assembly, chromosome: 3 genome encodes:
- a CDS encoding transporter, putative, giving the protein MFPRIKCRFEKAENSNSEENIDNHQNGKNDELTESENISMKKIRSVLYDEAMTYSETNTYYKSSNIHNYNNINAYINYVKKSNYTRSYEQENIYNEALLLYNNRNTYIRNAYRNDEYLDIKRNLKKGEYFGDHDEDDLFEETNDDNQINEYTDANKYDDNKNNLKKKRIEYEHLYKERKKERAMKFAEKYGDLFYEEKDKIIYENADSNDKHNIRMGGHIQKNIQNQGSSTNILNDLLELHSMEDTGSFSDEKETNFLETLVKLRYTPEQISQLSDLFENPRTLKNVNISLLKWLDMQLNRGYWLERISLFLLGLAISIGVGNIETIWLLMTTWHGVVFLLPYTLCYIFVCHPILMFELYSGQLVRSSSPFIFYKLLKPCASIGFVALFLCLLSSCIHTYRTAAEYFIYLINSFKHDLPWKLTPNEVDFCTKIKNDAITCLKYRPLCLFSKSISSCVPNNIGKAFLIYHDKFFPNNGKYTFLLNLNKKKNSINIFSNSDSYIDKDTFLFLLFCNLLTTFFQLLGMTNFAFSVALVLLLLGFLSITKFIALFNLSSVMEAYVYILKMWKFSYLYTYSSIWSQCMMYALYEMSIGMGIYSSLATKTRIGSNLAFDGQAIVIGNSVISILVFFSAVAIIGFTSKIMNSTFVEILEFSRKHCSFILFPVGFANLQRTEKTLCMLYYGSYTILSCATLAIQREVFIISMKDFKFSKNFSKKTFVLMFTLLFFVFSFFISTKNSKDIIWFLSFTISDNGRILVALLICIALGWLYNIEHQYKHLTSRSVLTFNITYWALNVFFSIIFNYLPYHAYILYIVRLVIFLFSTCISIAVLKSQINDMRGHQRYIYNSLTYKEILYILYLGNIECLRKEIQRIISGNAIIGNISMMWSICIKYIGTSILLSAFIEFADGVFYSKELRMKIHDIHYGWIIFAISVWIFIFFLIFLFPMFTKTFENMLINKKYSVNFSLLPSKPLTKIRHFNILSYFYEFGNSSKKEKNKKKRNMICCT; this is encoded by the exons ATGTTTCCAAGGATAAAATGCAGGTTTGAGAAGGCAGAAAATTCAAACTCCGAGGAAAATATTGACAACCATCAAAATggtaaaaatgatgaattaACGGAATCtgaaaatatatccatgaaaaaaataaggagTGTGTTATATGATGAGGCAATGACTTATAGTGAAACcaatacatattataaaagttcaaatattcataattataataatataaatgcatatattaattatgtaaaaaagtCTAACTATACAAGAAGTTATGAacaagaaaatatttataatgaaGCATTACTTTTGTATAACAATCGAAATACCTATATAAGAAATGCATATAGAAATGATGAATATTTAGATATTAAAaggaatttaaaaaaaggtgAATATTTTGGAGACCATGATGAAGATGATTTATTTGAAGAAACAAACGATGACAACCAAATAAACGAATACACAGATGCAAACAAGTATGacgataataaaaataatttaaaaaaaaaacgaattgAATATGAACATTTGTATAAAGAACGTAAAAAAGAACGTGCTATGAAATTTGCTGAAAAATATGgagatttattttatgaagaaaaagataaaatcatatatgaaaatgctGATTCCAATGATAAACATAATATTCGTATGGGTGGacatattcaaaaaaatattcagaATCAAGGAAGTTCtactaatatattaaacgATTTACTTGAACTACATAGTATGGAAGATACAGGCAGTTTTAgtgatgaaaaagaaacaaattttttagaaaCATTAGTTAAATTAAGATATACACCTGAACAGATATCTCAATTAAGtgatttatttgaaaaccctagaacattaaaaaatgtaaatataagtttattaaaatggCTAGATATGCAATTAAATAGAGGTTATTGGCTTGAACGAATTTCCTTATTTTTGTTGGGATTAGCAATATCTATAGGAGTTGGAAATATTGAAACAATATGGTTATTGATGACAACATGGCATGgtgttgtatttttattacctTATAcattatgttatatatttgtatgtcATCCAATTTTAATGTTTGAATTGTACAGTGGACAATTAGTTAGAAGCTCATCaccttttatattttacaaattattaaagcCATGTGCATCTATTGGGTTTGtagctttatttttatgcttGTTAAGTAGTTGTATTCATACCTATAGGACAGCAGcagaatattttatatatttgataaacTCATTTAAACATGATTTGCCTTGGAAATTAACTCCAAATGAAGTCGATTTTTGTacaaaaatcaaaaatgaTGCAATTACttgtttaaaatatagacCCTTATGCCTATTTTCAAAATCTATTTCTTCTTGTGTACCTAATAATATAGGAAAagcttttttaatataccatgataaattttttccaaataatggcaaatatacatttttattaaatttaaataaaaaaaaaaattccattaatattttttcaaattcaGATTCCTATATCGATAAAGATacttttctatttttattattttgcaaTTTGTTAACTACATTTTTCCAATTACTTGGTATGACAAATTTTGCCTTTTCAGTTGCCCTTGTCCTTTTACTTCTAGGCTTTTTATCAATCACAAAATTTATAGCTCTTTTCAATTTAAGTAGTGTCATGGAGGCCTACGTCTACATTCTAA AAATGTGGAAATTTTCGTATCTTTATACTTATTCATCCATATGGTCTCAATGTATGATGTATGCCCTTTATGAGATGTCAATTGGAATGGGTATTTATTCTTCGCTTGCTACAAAAACTag AATTGGATCGAATTTGGCTTTCGATGGACAAGCGATTGTCATTGGAAATTCTGTCATCTCCATCCTCGTGTTTTTTTCAGCAG TGGCAATTATTGGGTTCACATCCAAAATAATGAACTCCACTTTTGTTGAGATTCTTGAATTTTCGAGAAAGCATTGTTCGTTTATTCTTTTCCCTGTTGGCTTTGCAAACCTTCAAAGGACAGAG AAAACATTATGTATGCTGTACTATGGATcatatacaatattatcATGTGCTACACTTGCCATTCAACGAGaagtttttattatatctatGAAAGATTTCAAATTCAGCAAAAattttagtaaaaaaacatttgttttaatgtttacattattattttttgttttttcgttttttatatctacaaaaaattcaaaagaCATTATTTggtttttatcatttacaATTTCGGATAATGGAAGAATTTTAGTTGCACTTTTGATATGCATTGCTTTAGGGTGGCTATATAATATTGAGCATCAATACAAGCATCTAACTTCGAGAA GCGTGCTGACATTCAATATTACTTACTGGGCTTTGAACGTTTTTTTcagtattatatttaactaCTTACCTTaccatgcatatatattatatattgtcCGACTTGTAATTTTCTTGTTTAGTACATGCATTTCTATTGCTGTTTTAAAATCGCAAATAAATGACATGAGGGGCCATCAAAGGTACATATACAACAGTCTAACGTATAAG GAGATACTGTACATACTGTATCTAGGAAACATCGAGTGCTTAAGAAAAGAGATTCAAAGAATAATAAGTGGAAATGCAATAATAGGAAATATATCTATGATGTGGTctatttgtataaaatatatcggaacatctattttattatcagcTTTCATTGAATTTGCTGATGGTGTTTTTTATAGTAAAGAATTAAGAATGAAAATACATGATATTCATTACGGATGGATTATTTTTGCCATTTCAGTTtggatatttattttctttcttatatttttattccctATGTTTACAAAG acatttgaaaatatgcttattaacaaaaagtATTCTGTCAATTTCAGTTTATTACCTTCGAAACCCCTAACCAAAATACGACATTTCAATAttctttcatatttttatgaatttgGAAATTCAagcaaaaaagaaaaaaataaaaaaaaacgaaatatgatatgttgtacataa
- a CDS encoding ATP-dependent RNA helicase UAP56, putative yields MGHNVQDELVDYEDDDNMLDNKDVKGDIGRNLLNNNNKGVNDGGAMRGSYATVHTGGFKDFFLKPELLRAISESGFEHPSEVQQETIPAAITGTDILCQAKSGMGKTAVFVLSILQQLETDSKDIKEEKDMNNAGGDASQNKYVRCLGIAHTRELAYQIKNEFDRFSKYLKNVRCEVVYGGISMNKHVALFKGNNVPHIIIGTPGRILALIREKYLLTDKIQHFVLDECDKCLEKLDMRGDVQKIFISTPLKKQVMFFSATMAKEMRDVCKKFLQNPVEIFIDDEAKLKLHGLLQHYVKLQEKDKTRKLIEILDALEFNQVIIFVKSVTRAITLDKLLTECNFPSIAIHGGLNQEERIERYDKFKKFENRILVSTDLFGRGIDIERINIVINYDMPENSDSYLHRVGRAGRFGTKGLAVTFVSSQEDTLALNEVQTRFEVAISEMPNKIDCNEYINQ; encoded by the exons ATGGGGCATAATGTTCAAGATGAGTTAGTAGATTACGAAGATGATGATAACATGTTAGATAATAAGGATGTCAAAGGTGACATCGGACGTAACCTTTtgaataacaataataaaggAGTTAATGATGGTGGTGCTATGAGAGGTAGTTATGCTACTGTTCATACTGGAGGGTTTaaagatttttttttaaaaccaGAATTATTAAGAGCAATTAGCGAAAGTGGATTTGAACATCCATCTGAGGTACAACAAGAAACTATACCAGCAGCAATAACAG GTACCGATATTTTATGTCAAGCAAAGAGTGGTATGGGAAAAACTGCTGTTTTCgttttatcaattttacAACAACTTGAAACTGATAGCaaagatataaaagaagaaaaggATATGAACAATGCTGGTGGAGATGCAagtcaaaataaatatgttagaTGTTTAGGTATAGCACATACTCGTGAATTAGcttatcaaataaaaaatgaatttgaTAGATTTagcaaatatttaaaaaatgttagaTGTGAAGTTGTTTATGGTGGTATATCTATGAATAAACATGTAGCCTTATTCAAAGGAAATAATGTAcctcatataattattggTACACCTGGCCGTATATTGGCATTAATtagagaaaaatatttattaacagATAAGATTCAACATTTTGTTTTAGATGAATGTGATAAATGTTTAGAAAAATTAGATATGAGAGGTGATGTAcagaaaatttttatttcgactcctttaaaaaaacaagttatgtttttttcagCAACTATGGCAAAAGAAATGAGAGATGTatgcaaaaaatttttacaaaaccctgtagaaatatttattgatgATGAAgctaaattaaaattacatGGACTATTACAACATTATGTTAAATTACaagaaaaagataaaacaAGAAAATTAATAGAAATATTAGATGCCTTAGAATTCAACCaagttataatttttgttaaatcTGTTACAAGAGCTATCACATtagataaattattaactgAATGCAATTTCCCATCCATAGCTATACATGGTGGTTTAAATCAAGAAGAAAGAATTGAAAgatatgataaatttaaaaagtttgaAAACAGAATATTAGTATCCACTGATTTATTTGGAAGAGGTATTGATATTGAAAGAATAAATATCGTTATTAATTATGATATGCCAGAAAATTCAGATTCTTATTTACACAGAGTCGGAAGAGCTGGAAGATTTGGTACAAAAGGTTTAGCTGTTACTTTTGTATCTTCTCAAGAAGATACATTAGCTTTAAATGAAGTTCAAACCAGATTTGAGGTAGCTATTTCTGAGATgccaaataaaatagattGTAACGAATATATTAACCAATaa
- a CDS encoding Sec61-gamma subunit of protein translocation complex, putative has translation MLNNVKVPEFVTDEEHPIGYLVTSIHEFVNDSVRLVRKCTKPSKKEYTNIVCACTIGFLIMGLIGYTIKLVFIPINNIFVGSY, from the coding sequence ATGTTGAACAACGTTAAAGTTCCAGAATTCGTAACCGATGAAGAACACCCAATTGGATATCTTGTAACCAGTATTCACGAGTTTGTGAATGATAGTGTTAGATTAGTAAGAAAATGTACTAAGCCAAgtaaaaaggaatatacaaatattgtATGTGCTTGCACAATTggatttttaattatggGACTTATTGGATATACAATCAAATTAGTATTTATTCCGATCAATAACATATTTGTTGGCTCCTATTAA
- a CDS encoding 60S ribosomal protein L37ae, putative encodes MSRRTKKVGLTGKYGTRYGSSLRKQIKKIELMQHAKYLCSFCGKTATKRTCVGIWECKKCKRKICGGAWSLTTPAAVAAKSTIIRLRKQKEEAHKS; translated from the exons atgtcaAGGAGAACTAAAAAG gtCGGTTTAACTGGAAAATATGGAACAAGATACGGATCTTCACTCcgtaaacaaattaaaaaaatagaattaaTGCAACATGCAAAATACCTATGCTCCTTTTGCGGAAAG ACTGCCACAAAAAGGACATGTGTTGGTATATGGGAATGTAAGAAAtgcaaaagaaaaatttgtGGAGGAGCATGGAGTTTAACTACCCCAGCAGCAGTTGCAGCAAAATCAACAATTATTAGATTAAGAAAACAAAAGGAAGAAGCACATAAATCATag
- a CDS encoding monocarboxylate transporter, putative produces the protein MKKGGNSKASAYKLILGGFLIHCTLGSIYCFSNISAYVISYMKIIGCSNVKYKDSSWIYVLTLIFQCFFGFFGGILNQNLGPQISVLLGGWLMCLGILLSYFTVFNFYLFSLTYGILCGIGCGIAYPIPLSVAVKKHYDYKGVISGIIFIGRGLAVFLICPLQNYYINRYNYMPDYTPELENSDDKYFSNLDILNKVPYLFIYEGIFFALIQFIGAYLISDTNDTTKEFMTFNDKTNKILYFDEKGFTNKHNVISNSFETLSSGSNFSFRESSTTFINREFILIWLMIFFNWQAISYTQVFWKIFGLNYLYIDDRYLSILGAVSSLFNIFGRIFWGFICDLTSFKFALILMSILMSFLTVTLTLSGFYGKLTYSIWVCLIFFCHAGTFSIFPSITAHIFGTKKFGPVFGLLFTARAFSSVINAMISAAILNNIGNIAMCAIVSISSFISIMLAVVF, from the exons atgaaaaaaggaGGAAATTCAAAAGCATCAGCATATAAACTAATTTTAGGAGGGTTTTTAATACATTGTACATTGGGtagtatatattgtttttctAATATAAGTGCTTATGTAATAtcttatatgaaaattataggATGCTCCAATGTTAAATATAAGGATAGTAGTTGGATATATGTACTTACGTTAATATTTCAATGTTTCTTTGGATTTTTTGGAGGAATACTAAATCAAAACTTAGGCCCACAAATTAGTGTCTTGTTGGGTGGATGGCTAATGTGTTTGGGAATATTATTGTCATATTTTActgtatttaatttttatttattttcgttAACTTATGGAATACTTTGTGGAATCGGGTGTGGGATTGCATACCCAATCCCATTGTCTGTTGCAGTAAAGAAGCACTACGATTACAAGGGAGTG ATAAGCggaataattttcataGGCAGGGGATTGGCTGTTTTCCTTATTTGCCCTCTACAAAACTACTACATTAATAGATATAATTACATGCCTGACTATACCCCTGAACTGGAAAATTCAGATGATAAGTATTTTAGTAACttagatatattaaataaggtaccatatttatttatatatgagggtatattttttgctttaATTCAATTCATTGGGGCATATTTAATTTCTGATACAAATGATACAACCAAAGAATTTATGAcatttaatgataaaacaaataaaattttatattttgatgaAAAGGGTTTTACTAATAAACATAATGTAATTTCAAATTCCTTCGAAACTTTATCAAGTGGatcaaatttttcatttagaGAATCTAGTACCACATTTATTAATCGAGagtttatattaatttggttaatgatttttttcaattggCAAGCTATTTCATATACTCAAGTattttggaaaatatttggattaaattatttatatattgatGATAGGTATTTATCTATACTAGGAGCTGTTTCAtcactttttaatatttttggaAGAATTTTTTGGGGGTTTATATGTGATTTAACAAGTTTTAAATTTgctttaatattaatgagTATATTAATGAGTTTTTTAACTGTTACTTTGACATTATCAGGATTTTATGGAAAACTAACATATTCCATTTGGGTCTgccttatttttttttgccaTGCAGGaacattttcaattttccCATCCATTACTGCACACATATTTGGAACGAAAAAATTTGGTCCAGTTTTTGGACTTCTTTTTACTGCTAGAGCCTTTTCTAGTGTTATTAATGCAATGATTTCAGCAGCGATATTAAACAATATTGGAAATATTGCCATGTGTGCAATAGTTTCTATTTCTTCCTTTATTAGCATTATGCTAGCCGtagttttttaa
- a CDS encoding 50S ribosomal protein L33, putative, with translation MLFLSNIFFRSKSKRVHVNLVSSCASNYIYSTYISPSKSKFRMSLRKHDPIVNRHVMFYQKHMKSKSKKKLTLHGINYARFTGKNKNLRPLLKRVEKSYLYGKFNKLIDNTYRSLPRMS, from the exons ATGctttttttaagtaatatatttttccgtTCGAAGAGCAAAAGAGTTCATGTTAATTTAGTATCATCATGTGCaagtaattatatttattctacCTATATTTCTCCATCAAAATCAAAGTTTAGAATGTCCTTAAGGAAGCATGACCCGATTGTAAATCGACATGT AATGTTTTACCAGAAACACATGAAATCAAAATCGAAGAAAAAACTCACACTTCATGGAATTAATTATGCCCGTTTCACag GAAAAAACAAGAACTTAAGACCGCTTTTAAAAAGAGTTGAAAAGTCCTATCTTTACGGAAAGtttaacaaattaataGACAATACATACAg GAGCCTGCCAAGAATgagttaa